The following is a genomic window from Acipenser ruthenus chromosome 19, fAciRut3.2 maternal haplotype, whole genome shotgun sequence.
ATAAACAAATGACCCATATTTGGTTTAAACCCATTATTATAGAGGGACTGTGACGTCACTCGCCCTAAAAGAATTGTGAATAAATCTTGAAGGAAAACAGCAGTAACATTCATTTTGCAGCAGTGACCAGCACAAACGTAGCACAAACTAATGAgacaagtttggttcaattccgTTACTGGagggggctgagtgacgtcactgcTCTAAAACAATATTGTTAATATCTCAGAAACAATAATAGCAAAAATGTTCGTTTCAACAGCATAAATGTAGCACAAACATAGCACAAACGAATGAgacaagtttggttcaattcgggcattgtaggggggctgagtgacgtcactcccctaaaaaaataaatcggTAATATCTTAAATTATAGCAGCACAAACATTTGTTTCAATGGCACAAACGTAGCACAAACGAATGCTATATGACTCAACatttgtgctgtttgtaggggTGCCATCTTCATGGAGCTGCActgcagcactcactctggacttgtgaccgtgtgttttgtgtgtgtttttaactgcgtcttattttgggactgcaacccgatGTTTATTCAACTGTgctatacacattgttgtgtattgccagccttccatttctttactgttgtcgtcagactttggattataaataaaccaccatttcaccagtagtttgttgtttgtcattgtcttgagcactgcatcatctctacacctgcacactgcaaaccactttgccacactctcgtacaccttcccccccccccctccttccccTCTCTCCTGTGTTTGAGCCGCAAGGCGTCAGTTTCCTCGCTATAAAGTTATGTCTCATACCCTTTGACCTTGGAGCTCTTCTTGCCGGTTGGCTGTCGGGGGTCCTGGGAGGGGGCGGAGTCTCGCGGCTCGCCAGCCTGCTGCTCTGGGTCTTGATTGGCTGCAGCGGAGGCGGGGCCTGATGATGATGTAGAGGAGGAGTTAGAGGAGGAAGCCTTGAGAGTCTTCTGGAGATTCGAGACCTGAGAGAGAGTATCAATACCCAATACAGGGATCAATAACCAATacacctaaatcgcgatttcgcaaaattcacctcttaggggccaatgcatacaaacaagtacggagaggaaaaaaatagaaataaaccttgtttaaatgaactactgcacaacgcaagcgacgcaaactacgtatcttccttctgtagatagccctttttgattccttcgccgtcccgtgtgcattgcacttaagcaaaaaacaaaaacaaaaaacgtccacaagtaacatttacaaaagaaattaatcaaagcagttaacgttcttgtttactattcaaatgacaaagttttaatcagcctatcagtgcatcaTTACTGCTTTTTATGtgctctgtactgtgcagtagggggtgggacaaagttggtgctgcattgttttgatttaggttgctaaaatctagttttcagcattaaatagttaaaatagtagaaatggatgacaaaaaaagcaaagtatatttcggctgatgatcgtttcaagatatttcccaaataaactttacatgcagactgaggtaattgttttgcatatcttaatgtgtctttggagaaaatccGATCTATCGCTATttaacttcagaatcacacattaaacaaaaggctactaaggaggctgctgaacagaatgtaaaataaacagctttcagaaaccaaactggaaagtcagcccacacaaaaagtattcctgtctgcaagttaaatcagtactaaaacgatccagcataGCCACCtggcttcaacctgctgcttactttttcgcagttggaattttagacccgaatagccacgttttctttgttttgactcggtactaataaaataaattattggatggaaCAAATAACATGAAAACGAACgtactgcatacattgcctttattaaccAGATGCCCTTGtataaccgagtttttgggctgtttataatcgatttccacatctgtatatcttggcaaagctttgccttaacttccaaccaattcagtggatgcagaatgtGCAGTCTTAATGTATGGGCAAGACAACTGCAGGGGGAtcctgcatgcttgcctttagcaaatgacagcactctgttttagtaaggaagcaagtaccactatttttaggctttatagtgttctgaaatactgtctacctaggttaatttaatgtttaaacaggtccgcaaaATGTCTGCGAAATCCttattttattccgcaacatacccgtgaaaaaatacgtaaatttactgcgatttaagtagacccctacctaTAATAACAAGAAAGCTACAGCCACGATAGCAGCCCCCAGTTTCTGACCTCGTTCTCGACCTGCTGCTTGACCTTCAGCTGGTGCTCTCGATACTGATTGGCCCTCATCACCTGCTCTTCAATCCCAGCAAGCACTGCTTCACAACCAGAGCACCTGCAATGACATCACAGAAGCAGTGAAACCAAAACCAGTTCCCTGAAACCCTCAACACAAAGCACTTTTCACAAAGCACTGACATCAGAACTACATCTCCCACAATTACACAAATAAATGCATCCTTGACAGACATGCAGACCCTCGCAGACATAGTGTATTAAATTCACATCCACACAGACAGTGCTATATTAACtccacacccacacagacagtGCTGTATTAAATCCACACCACAGACAGTGCTGTATTACCACTCCTGCAGGGTGTGTGAGATGGAGGGCAGCTCTCCTCTCTGCAGGTCCCGGCCCATGCTGAAGTCCACCTCCACCTGTTGCTTGTGCTGGTCCAGCTTGCCCTGAATGATGTCAGCGTAGATGGCCTCAATGATCAGGTCCTCCAGCTCCCTCACGTTCCTCATCTCCAGCTCTGTGAGCAGGAGGGAGTAGGGCAGGCACTGCGGGACAAACCAACATAACATTAACAATGAAAAAGAGAACAGCATCCCACACAGGGGCAGGGCCAGGAA
Proteins encoded in this region:
- the cops7a gene encoding COP9 signalosome complex subunit 7a isoform X2, which translates into the protein MSAAEVKAGSQNLEQFLLLAKSTKGAALAALLKQLLESPGVYVFGEVLDMPNVRELESGPHASVYQLLNLFAYGTYCDYKENASSLPELSAAQKNKLRHLSIVTLAANLKCLPYSLLLTELEMRNVRELEDLIIEAIYADIIQGKLDQHKQQVEVDFSMGRDLQRGELPSISHTLQEWCSGCEAVLAGIEEQVMRANQYREHQLKVKQQVENEVSNLQKTLKASSSNSSSTSSSGPASAAANQDPEQQAGEPRDSAPSQDPRQPTGKKSSKVKGLRGSGKIWSKSN
- the cops7a gene encoding COP9 signalosome complex subunit 7a isoform X3; its protein translation is MSAAEVKAGSQNLEQFLLLAKSTKGAALAALLKQLLESPGVYVFGEVLDMPNVRELESGPHASVYQLLNLFAYGTYCDYKENASSLPELSAAQKNKLRHLSIVTLAANLKCLPYSLLLTELEMRNVRELEDLIIEAIYADIIQGKLDQHKQQVEVDFSMGRDLQRGELPSISHTLQEWCSGCEAVLAGIEEQVMRANQYREHQLKVKQQVENECNAHGTAKESKRAIYRRKIRSLRRLRCAVVHLNKVYFYFFPLRTCLYALAPKR